The following coding sequences are from one Eleginops maclovinus isolate JMC-PN-2008 ecotype Puerto Natales chromosome 13, JC_Emac_rtc_rv5, whole genome shotgun sequence window:
- the LOC134874973 gene encoding ankyrin repeat and IBR domain-containing protein 1-like isoform X2, which yields MGNTATKFRKALVGGDEALAWQLYEGNPQFRDGLDPNASYGEQYQHNTALHYVCRHAMTRLLRSFLFSKEGNPNKRNVHNETCLHVLCQGPQILLLPEGALSPRLARPQRDEQRRADCLQMILSWTGARLEGGQYEKANVNATDNHHSTCLHYAAAAGMKSCVELLIQSEADLFVEDEDKLTPCDHAERHHHTELALSLESQMVFSSSSAQPSNTDSHGETNLLQFKEPYEGLKLQDLRRLKDMLIVETADMLQAPLFTAEALLRAHDWDREKLLEAWMSDAEGCCQRSGVTMPTPPPSGYNAWDTLPSPRTPRTPRSPLTLTLTSPTDSCLSPGEEGLASCGICLCSISVFEDPVDMSCGHEFCRACWEGFLNVKIQEGDAHNIFCPAYECYQLVPVHVIESVVSREMDQRYLQFDIKAFVENNPAIRWCPAARCERAVRLTRPGPGDSDPHSFPLLPSPAVDCGKGHLFCWECLGEAHEPCDCQMWRNWLQKVTEMKPEECVSEAFEDAANCLWLLTNSKPCANCKSPIQKNEGCNHMQCAKCKYDFCWICLEEWKKHSSSTGGYYRCTRYEVIQQLEEQSKEMTVEAEKKHKSFQELDRFMHYYTRFKNHEHSYKLEQKLLKTAKEKMEQLSRAFICREGTPPDTRFIEDGVCELLKTRRVLKCSYPYGFFLQPGSTQKEIFELMQTDLEMVVEDLAQKVNRPYLRTPCHKIISAARLVQQKRQEFLASVARGVAPNDSPDPPRRNYPGGSWDWEYLGFASPEMGSRHSVLGAGDQRERQSQDYADIQYRRRHRPRRRGDMLSLHNLRSSSNTPETSRRSDNTEGPERSEGRRRALGSLDEDDPNILLAIQLSLQESRRERGLEGGVEGRVELERRPGPAGDLGDISLHSLNTDGPPGARGFPTSLLDPPRPPNRTDSTSQPPASNSLPLPPPPPCLSAELLELGDSLMKLGNITTPYDLDTHTQEQLCSLHTYTHSAAPYGEPVYSDCSHRAEPPAYRLDHITISDPAYCHTSAYLAETEHAASCAHERTQNPSHPSSCSREHAATYDSAPTPDSSYSPGPEHSSSYSQERPAAYALDRQPKSDPVPPALLCLPSPELEPDLMLSPVIPPGGAFTPSDPQSLEPLDPTASAQLLDNIMAWFNNNINPQNNPQSLALIPSPPTTETDSSPDTHTETESVASRDPAPLWQPLEGEPEGDRVAESPRLGAAGAVVPTTSRPSTLELENRATVEEGVDAGCVADLSLDEAHTHPCSHSQREDSPTHTAPATERDLDLDLQLEGEQSPEEWEEQVHLV from the exons ATGGGCAACACGGCCACCAAGTTCCGCAAGGCCCTGGTGGGTGGCGACGAAGCCCTGGCCTGGCAGCTGTACGAGGGCAACCCTCAGTTCAGGGACGGCCTGGACCCAAACGCATCGTACGGAGAGCAGTACCAGCACAACACGGCCCTGCACTATGTCTGCCGGCACGCCATGACACGTCTGctcag GTCCTTCCTGTTCAGTAAAGAGGGGAACCCCAACAAGCGTAACGTGCACAACGAGACGTGCCTCCACGTGCTTTGCCAAGGCCCGCAGATCCTGCTGCTGCCAGAGGGGGCTCTATCGCCGCGACTGGCCCGACCGCAGCGGGACGAGCAGCGCCGCGCCGACTGCCTGCAG ATGATCCTGAGCTGGACCGGCGCCAGGCTTGAGGGAGGCCAGTACGAGAAGGCCAATGTCAACGCCACCGATAATCACCACAGCACATGTTTGCACTACGCCGCCGCTGCAGGCATGAAGAGCTGTGTGGAG CTGCTAATCCAGAGCGAGGCAGACCTGTTTGTTGAGGATGAGGACAAGTTGACGCCATGTGACCACGCCGAGCGGCATCACCATACCGAGCTGGCCCTCAGCCTGGAGTCGCAGATggttttctcctcctcttcagcacAGCCGTCAAACACAGACTCACATGGTGAAACCAACCTGCTGCAATTCAAGGAG CCGTATGAGGGACTGAAGCTGCAGGACCTGCGCAGGCTGAAGGACATGCTGATCGTAGAGACAGCAGACATGCTTCAAGCCCCCCTCTTCACTGCTGAGGCCCTGCTCCGTGCACATG ACTGGGACAGAGAGAAGCTTCTGGAGGCCTGGATGTCGGACGCTGAGGGCTGCTGCCAGCGCTCAGGAGTGACCAtgcccacccccccacccagcGGATACAATGCCTGGGACACCCTACCATCACCTCGCACCCCCAGGACCCCGCGCTCACCCCTCACACTCACCCTCACCTCCCCCACCGACAGCTGCCTCTCACCTGGAGAGGAGGGCCTGGCTTCG TGTGGAATCTGCCTCTGCTCTATCTCCGTATTTGAGGATCCAGTGGACATGTCCTGTGGACACGAATTCtgcagagcatgctgggaagg GTTCCTCAACGTGAAGATTCAGGAGGGTGACGCCCACAATATCTTCTGCCCGGCCTATGAGTGCTACCAGTTGGTGCCGGTTCATGTGATCGAGAGTGTCGTTTCCAGAGAGATGGACCAGCGATATCTTCAGTTTGACATCAAG GCATTTGTGGAGAACAATCCTGCCATCAGATGGTGTCCTGCAGCTCGTTGTGAGCGGGCAGTGCGGCTGACCCGACCGGGCCCCGGGGACAGCGACCCTCACAGTTTCCCCCTGctgccctccccagctgtggatTGTGGCAAGGGTCACCTCTTCTGCTG ggAGTGTCTTGGTGAGGCCCATGAGCCATGTGACTGTCAGATGTGGAGGAACTGGCTCCAGAAGGTCACAGAGATGAAGCCTGAGGAGT GTGTGAGTGAGGCTTTTGAGGATGCTGCTAACTGCCTGTGGCTGTTGACCAACTCAAAACCCTGTGCCAACTGCAAGTCTCCCATTCAGAAGAATGAGGGCTGCAACCATATGCAGTGTGCCAAG tgTAAGTATGACTTCTGCTGGATATGTCTGGAGGAGTGGAAGAAGCACAGCTCGTCAACAGGAGGCTACTATCGCTGCACCCGCTATGAGGTCATCCAACAGCTCGAGGAGCAGTCCAAGGAGATGACCGTGGAg GCAGAAAAGAAGCACAAAAGTTTTCAGGAGCTGGATCGCTTCATGCACTATTATACTCGCTTCAAGAACCATGAACACAGTTATAAG TTGGAGCAGAAACTACTAAAAACAGCTAAAGAGAAGATGGAGCAGCTGAGCAGAGCCTTCATCTGCC GTGAAGGCACTCCTCCAGACACGCGGTTCATTGAGGACGGTGTGTGCGAGCTGCTGAAAACGAGGCGTGTCCTGAAGTGCTCTTACCCGTATGGCTTCTTCCTGCAGCCAGGCAGCACCCAGAAAGAGATATTTGAGCTCATGCAG ACGGACCTGGAGATGGTTGTGGAGGATCTGGCTCAGAAGGTGAACCGGCCGTACCTGAGGACTCCCTGCCACAAGATCATCAGCGCGGCCCGTCTGGTGCAGCAGAAGAGGCAGGAGTTCCTGGCGTCAGTGGCTCGAGGCGTCGCTCCCAACGACTCTCCAGATCCTCCCCGCAGGAA TTACCCTGGAGGATCATGGGATTGGGAGTATCTCGGCTTTGCTTCACCTGAG ATGGGGAGTCGTCACTCTGTACTGGGAGCGGGAGatcaaagagagagacagtcacaG GATTATGCTGACATCCAGTACCGACGCAGACACAGACCGCGCCGCAGAGGAGACATGCTGAGTCTGCACAacctgaggagcagcagcaacacGCCCGAGACGAGCAGGAGGAGCGACAACACAG agggTCCGGAGAGGAGTGAGGGCCGCAGGAGGGCGCTGGGCTCGCTGGATGAAGACGATCCGAACATCCTGCTCGCCATCCAGCTGTCCCTGCAGGAGTCCCGCAGAGAGCGAGGCCTGGAGGGAGGTGTGGAGGGGAGGGTGGAGCTGGAGAGGAGGCCGGGTCCCGCGGGAGACCTGGGAGACATTTCTTTGCACTCCCTCAACACCGATGGTCCCCCAGGAGCCAGAGGCTTCCCCACATCTCTCCTGGATCCCCCTCGACCCCCTAACAGGACAGACTCCACCTCCCAGCCTCCAGCATCAAACTCCCTCCCGcttcctcccccacctccctgtctcagtgcagagctgctggagctggGAGACAGCCTTATGAAACTGGGGAACATAACCACTCCTTATGAcctcgacacacacactcaggagcAGCTGTGCTCTCTCCACACGTACACCCACAGTGCTGCTCCCTACGGCGAGCCTGTGTACAGCGACTGCAGCCACAGAGCGGAGCCGCCAGCGTACCGGCTCGACCACATCACCATCTCAGACCCCGCTTACTGCCACACCAGTGCTTATTTAGCCGAGACAGAACACGCTGCCTCCTGCGCACATGAACGCACCCAAAACCCCTCCCATCCTAGCTCCTGTAGCCGGGAACACGCAGCCACGTACGACAGCGCCCCAACACCAGACAGCTCTTACTCCCCCGGCCCTGAACACAGCAGCTCTTACTCTCAGGAGCGTCCCGCCGCCTACGCTCTCGACCGCCAGCCCAAATCAGACCCAGTGCCGCCTGCCCTGTTGTGCCTCCCGTCTCCAGAGCTCGAGCCGGATCTGATGCTCTCCCCGGTGATCCCTCCGGGGGGGGCTTTCACCCCCAGCGACCCGCAGAGTCTGGAGCCGCTGGACCCCACAGCCAGTGCCCAGCTGCTGGACAACATCATGGCCTggttcaacaacaacatcaacccACAGAACAACCCGCAGAGCCTTGCCCTCATCCCCTCCCCGCCcaccacagagacagactcctcccccgacacacacactgagactgAGTCAGTGGCCTCTAGGGACCCCGCCCCTCTCTGGCAGCCCCTGGAGGGCGAGCCAGAAGGGGACAGGGTGGCGGAGAGTCCTCGTCTAGGTGCTGCGGGAGCCGTTGTCCCGACGACGTCGAGGCCCAGCACTCTGGAGCTGGAAAACAGAGCGACTGTCGAGGAGGGTGTGGATGCAGGGTGTGTGGctgacctgtcgctggacgAAGCGCACACACACCCGTGCTCACACTCCCAACGCGAAGacagtcccacacacactgccccgGCCACAGAGCGAGACTTAGACCTCGACCTTCAGTTAGAGGGGGAGCAGTCGCCTGAGGAGTGGGAGGAACAAGTGCACCTGGTGTGA